A window of Aricia agestis chromosome 3, ilAriAges1.1, whole genome shotgun sequence contains these coding sequences:
- the LOC121740249 gene encoding uncharacterized protein LOC121740249: MIPRPGTMKLVLSILLIASSVDAAKKFEGTLRSAAEAPDQDNVAVESNSPEPAVVAAPQEYTNPGAPPPEPSEPASEKPEEDELEEPASAPETASGGIPPSAPSGISAPSAPANSLEECDSEMIGFELITGYVFSAPSHILDDIPGTLMLTDCLEQCQVNDTCRAVNYETGLCVLFSSDADQLPGALTKSQFPVFTIYAQKSCLGVKPCERAWCFDRVRGYHLKGRGKRSHTVGSRQMCLDLCLGENEFVCRSANYNNKTGECVLSNMDRITLAGTNSFQPNEDTDYLENNCVEEPTKLCEFKKMGGRILKTVDSVYQDVETLEECREHCMNSPFRCHSYDHGDTGDHVCRLSHHSRATLTDIEDPYLEVAEAATYELSSCYNVSIDCRAGDMVARIQTSKLFDGKIYAKGSPNSCVVDVKQSLEFELHMGYNNIECNVKQNGLGRYLNDVVIQHHDTIVTSSDLGLAVTCQYDLTNKTVANEVDLGIHGDIPTGITEEVVVDSPNVAMRITDRSGDDTIASAEVGDPLALRFEIMDPNSPFEIFVRELVAMDGVDSSEITLIDSDGCPTDHFIMGPLYKSANSGKILLSHFDAFKFPSSEVVQFRALVTPCMPTCEPVQCDGSPNDLRSVMSYGRRKRRSTPAAPTDDMLLVQTIQITDKFGFDKQRSKNVTEDSVFIKETDVTCVNAAGAMLAAAAFVAAQLVVLVAWTCSWQRRKAAAKAAELLPGPTAPSALCKVYDASFSRAHQRHF; encoded by the exons ATGATACCTCGACCTGGGACTATGAAGCTCGTACTCAGTATTTTGCTAATAGCATCCTCCGTGGATGCGGCGAAAAAGTTTGAGGGAACACTGAGATCTGCAGCTGAAGCACCCGACCAGGACAATGTGGCAGTAGAGTCCAATTCCCCCGAGCCAGCCGTAGTAGCCGCGCCACAAGAATACACCAACCCTGGTGCCCCACCTCCCGAGCCTAGTGAACCGGCATCAGAAAAACCCGAAGAGGATGAACTGGAGGAGCCAGCATCAGCTCCCGAAACAGCTTCGGGTGGGATCCCTCCGTCAGCACCCAGTGGCATTTCGGCACCGTCTGCCCCTGCAAATTCTCTTGAGGAATGCGACTCCGAAATGATTGGTTTCGAACTTATCACAGG GTACGTTTTCTCTGCACCATCTCACATTCTGGACGACATTCCCGGAACTCTGATGCTCACCGACTGCTTGGAGCAATGTCAGGTCAACGATACCTGTCGTGCCGTAAACTATGAGACCGGCCTCTGTGTGCTGTTCAGCTCGGACGCTGATCAACTGCCAG GTGCATTGACAAAGTCCCAGTTCCCGGTGTTTACGATTTACGCCCAGAAGTCATGCTTGGGCGTGAAGCCTTGTGAGAGAGCTTGGTGCTTTGACCGCGTCCGTGGGTACCACCTTAAGGGACGAGGCAAGAGGTCACACACCGTTGGCTCCAGACAAATGTGCCTCGACCTCTGCCTTGGTGAAAACGAGTTTGTCTGcag ATCAGCGAACTACAACAACAAAACCGGCGAGTGCGTTCTTTCGAACATGGATCGTATCACTCTGGCGGGCACTAATTCATTCCAGCCAAACGAAg ATACGGATTATCTGGAAAACAATTGCGTCGAGGAGCCTACGAAGCTTTGCGAATTCAAGAAGATGGGAGGTCGCATTTTGAAAACCGTAGACTCAGTTTATCAAGACGTTGAAACTTTGGAAGAATGTCGCGAGCACTGCATGAACTCTCCATTCCGATGCCACTCATACGATCACGGGGATACCGGTGATCACGTCTGCCGCCTCTCGCATCATTCAAGAGCTACCCTTACCGACATTGAG gaTCCTTACTTGGAGGTAGCTGAAGCAGCAACATACGAATTGTCCTCGTGTTACAACGTATCTATTGACTGTCGCGCCGGTGACATGGTTGCACGAATTCAGACCTCCAAATTGTTCGACGGCAAAATCTACGCAAAGGGAAGCCCTAACTCGTGCGTTGTGGATGTCAAACAAAGCTTGGAATTCGAATTGCACATGGGATACAACAACATTGAGTGCAACGTAAAACAAAACGGACTTGGCAG ATACTTGAACGACGTGGTCATTCAGCATCACGACACCATTGTCACATCCTCCGATCTTGGTCTGGCTGTTACATGTCAATACGATCTGACCAACAAAACGGTGGCTAATGAAGTGGATCTGGGCATTCATGGTGATATTCCAACTGGAATCACCGAGGAGGTTGTTGTCGATTCACCTAACGTAGCCATGAGGATTACGGACAGGAGTGGAGATGATACCATTGCATCTGCCGAAGTTGGAGACCCActg GCCCTTCGTTTCGAGATCATGGACCCCAACTCGCCGTTCGAGATCTTTGTACGAGAGCTTGTCGCTATGGATGGCGTTGATTCAAGCGAAATTACTCTTATCGACAGCGACGGTTGTCCTACAGACCACTTTATTATGGGACCGTTATACAAGTCTGCGAATAGCGGAAAG ATTCTATTGTCACACTTCGATGCCTTCAAGTTCCCATCGTCTGAAGTAGTTCAGTTCCGTGCATTGGTAACACCGTGTATGCCAACTTGCGAACCTGTTCAATGCGACGGTAGCCCCAACGATCTGCGATCGGTCATGTCCTACGGCCGCAGGAAGAGACGTTCGACGCCCGCCGCGCCCACCGACGATATGCTTCTAGTACAAACGATCCAGATCACCGACAAGTTTGGTTTCGATAAGCAGCGATCGAAGAACGTGACTGAGGACTCTGTATTCATCAAGGAAACGGACGTGACATGCGTTAACGCAGCTGGAGCTATGTTAGCGGCGGCGGCCTTCGTAGCAGCTCAACTAGTCGTGCTCGTAGCTTGGACTTGCAGCTGGCAAAGACGAAAAGCAGCAGCAAAGGCCGCGGAACTCCTGCCCGGTCCGACCGCACCCTCGGCCCTCTGCAAAGTATACGATGCTAGTTTTTCTCGCGCACATCAGAGGCACTTTTGA